The following are from one region of the Aspergillus chevalieri M1 DNA, chromosome 1, nearly complete sequence genome:
- a CDS encoding glutathione S-transferase family protein (COG:O;~EggNog:ENOG410PIWC;~InterPro:IPR036249,IPR040079,IPR036282,IPR010987, IPR004045;~PFAM:PF13409,PF13417,PF13410,PF02798;~go_function: GO:0005515 - protein binding [Evidence IEA];~go_process: GO:0006749 - glutathione metabolic process [Evidence IEA]), translating into MDTPDTQRIGQLQPITLPAFADDAASLAAQQSLGVGDPADATHTFHPLQSDIENLQHQHRHHPQNAISTDTRAFLRPPRTGEPANNLLITDTPHHTPTQQYQQIRDNDTDNGRLGHLNPQLQQQNESNFALTADMAIKQTDNGKDMKCIPHPPDLDSWRERLFNVDGTITLSEEQFLTYFPHIDNVYSHRSTQRYKRKPLVSHYWDCRLKGRPPGTPKSNDPNKKKRKRTARQRDLCDVKIKITEYFPGFVPGLTPNDIDPSFPSELLPGVHALLDHSGNENGNDRESQPFGILTPNPSPPDGHDGFAGERFFTIQRVNGNGANGKNDGVGGGHRHTLEESDRVKKNSVQRRVLSQARERKRSSPIKTMARQHQTSQKTYHTEATGTAALTALNHKNECDLKLFGSCFCPFVQRVWIALELKGIPYQYIEIDPYKKPQSLLEVNPRGLVPALRHGDWGCYESTVLMEYLEDLNAGTPLMPKDDAKLRAQSRLWADHINRHIVPNFYRVLQEQDQEQQISKAQELREGFTKLIDAAHPQGPFFLGPHISFVDIQVAPWILRLRRVLKPYRGWPDPEEGSRWATWVNAIESNEHVRTTTSTDELYLDSYERYAQNRPNTSQVANAINSGRGLP; encoded by the exons ATGGACACCCCAGATACTCAGCGCATTGGTCAATTACAACCCATAACACTCCCAGCCTTTGCAGATGACGCGGCATCTCTTGCAGCCCAGCAGAGCTTAGGGGTAGGAGATCCCGCGGATGCAACGCATACATTCCACCCTCTCCAGTCGGACATTGAGAATCtacagcaccagcaccggcATCATCCCCAGAATGCAATTTCTACAGACACCCGGGCTTTCCTGCGACCTCCGCGAACAGGGGAACCTGCTAATAACCTCCTGATAACGGATACCCCGCATCATACTCCGACACAGCAATATCAACAGATTAGAGATAATGATACTGATAACGGTCGATTGGGCCATCTTAATCCCCAGCTCCAGCAGCAGAATGAGTCTAACTTTGCACTTACAGCCGACATGGCAATCAAGCAGACAGACAACGGGAAGGACATGAAATGCATTCCTCATCCGCCTGATCTGGATTCGTGGAGAGAGAGGCTGTTCAATGTAGACGGGACGATTACCCTGAGTGAGGAACA ATTCTTAACCTACTTCCCTCACATCGACAACGTCTACTCCCACCGCTCTACACAGCGCTACAAGCGCAAGCCTCTCGTCTCGCATTATTGGGACTGTCGACTCAAGGGCCGTCCACCAGGGACACCAAAATCCAACGATCcaaacaaaaagaagagaaaacgCACCGCCCGACAGCGCGATCTCTGTGATGTCAAGATCAAAATCACAGAATACTTTCCCGGCTTCGTCCCGGGATTGACGCCAAATGATATAGACCCATCGTTTCCGTCGGAGTTGTTACCGGGTGTTCATGCGCTGCTTGATCACAGTGGGAATGAGAATGGTAATGATAGGGAGTCGCAgccatttggtatactcacgCCGAATCCTTCACCACCGGATGGCCATGATGGTTTCGCTGGGGAACGGTTCTTCACGATTCAGCGGGTGAATGGTAATGGCGCGAATGGGAAGAATGATGGCGTTGGAGGCGGTCATCGGCATACGCTGGAAGAGAGCGATCGGGTGAAGAAGAATAGTGTCCAGCGACGGGTTCTGAGTCAGGcgagggagagaaagagatcgAGTCCG ATCAAAACTATGGCTCGCCAACACCAAACGAGCCAAAAGACATACCATACCGAAGCCACCGGTACCGCTGCGCTGACCGCGCTCAATCACAAGAATGAATGCGATTTGAAGTTATTTGGTAGTTGCTTCTG TCCATTCGTGCAGCGGGTATGGATCGCATTGGAGTTGAAAGGCATCCCATATCAATATATCGAGATCGATCCATATAAGAAACCGCAGTCGTTGCTCGAGGTGAATCCCCGGGGATTGGTTCCTGCGCTGCGACATGGCGATTGGGGGTGTTATGAGAGTACAGTGTTGATGGAATAT CTCGAGGACTTGAATGCCGGCACCCCACTTATGCCGAAAGACGATGCGAAGTTGCGCGCTCAAAGCCGGTTGTGGGCGGACCAT ATCAACCGCCATATCGTTCCCAATTTCTATCGCGTTCTGCAAGAACAAGACCAGGAGCAACAAATCTCGAAAGCCCAGGAATTGCGTGAGGGCTTCACCAAGTTGATTGACGCCGCACATCCCCAAGGGCCATTTTTCTTGGGGCCCCATATCTCATTTGTGGATATTCAAGTCGCGCCTTGGatccttcgtcttcgtcgcgTTCTCAAGCCCTACCGCGGATGGCCGGATCCCGAGGAAGGATCTCGGTGGGCGACTTGGGTCAACGCGATTGAATCGAATGAGCATGTTCGAACGACGACCAGCACAGATGAGCTGTATTTGGACAGCTATGAGCGTTATGCTC AGAACCGTCCCAATACTTCTCAGGTTGCAAATGCAATCAACTCTGGAAGAGGACTGCCTTGA
- a CDS encoding D-mandelate dehydrogenase-like dehydrogenase (COG:C;~EggNog:ENOG410PFMM;~InterPro:IPR006140,IPR036291,IPR006139,IPR029753, IPR029752;~PFAM:PF00389,PF02826;~go_function: GO:0016616 - oxidoreductase activity, acting on the CH-OH group of donors, NAD or NADP as acceptor [Evidence IEA];~go_function: GO:0051287 - NAD binding [Evidence IEA];~go_process: GO:0055114 - oxidation-reduction process [Evidence IEA]), whose protein sequence is MADSRPKILLLGKIVHAHSTWHSLSELGELVAPTATNREGFLKECRDGKLDGVVAAYRTFDSVTITGKIDEEIVNALPRSLKYLAHCGAGYDQVDVHACSARNPPIRVSNTPTAVDDATADVNMFLIIGALRNFNTGMAALREGRWRGQPVLGHDPQGKVLGILGMGGIGRNLKRKAEVFGMKVVYHNRRQLSEELSEGAQYVTFDELLSTSDVISLNLPLNKNTHHIISKSEFAKMKNGVVIVNTARGAVMDEAALVEALDNGKVYSAGLDVFEEEPKIHPGLVRNPNVLLIPHMGTWTVETQTAMEEWAIGNVRDALQTGKLKSPVPEQADL, encoded by the exons ATGGCCGACTCCAGACCCAAGATCCTCCTCCTTGGAAAGATCGTCCA CGCGCATTCTACCTGGCATTCCCTAAGCGAGCTTGGAGAATTAGTCGCACCCACCGCCACCAACCGTGAGGGCTTCCTCAAAGAATGCCGCGATGGCAAGCTGGACGGAGTGGTCGCTGCGTATCGCACGTTTGACTCCGTGACTATTACAGGCAAGATTGATGAGGAGATCGTGAATGCACTTCCCAGATCTCTCAAGTACCTTGCGCATTGCGGTGCAGGATATGACCAAGTCGACGTCCACGCCTGCAGTGCCCGGAACCCGCCCATTCGGGTCTCCAACACTCCCACTGCTGTCGATGATGCTACGGCCGATGTGAACATGTTCCTAATAATTGGTGCTTTGCGCAACTTCAACACTGGAATGGCCGCACTGCGCGAGGGCAGATGGCGTGGACAGCCCGTCCTTGGCCATGATCCTCAAGGCAAGGTCCTTGGTATCCTGGGAATGGGTGGAATTGGACGGAACCTGAAGAGGAAGGCCGAGGTGTTCGGGATGAAGGTTGTCTACCACAACCGTCGGCAGTTGAGTGAGGAATTGTCAGAAGGAGCACAATATGTGACCTTTGACGAACTACTGTCGACCAGTGACGTGATCAGTTTGAACTTGCCTTTGAAT AAAAACACCCACCACATCATCAGCAAATCCGAATTCGccaagatgaagaatggcGTTGTCATCGTCAACACAGCCAGAGGTGCCGTCATGGACGAAGCAGCTCTTGTCGAAGCCCTCGACAACGGCAAGGTATACTCTGCTGGCCTCGATGTCTTTGAGGAGGAGCCAAAGATTCACCCTGGTCTCGTCCGTAACCCGAATGTCTTGCTTATTCCCCATATGGGTACTTGGACGGTGGAG ACCCAAACTGCTATGGAAGAGTGGGCGATTGGGAATGTGCGAGACGCACTCCAGACTGGGAAGTTAAAGAGTCCTGTCCCTGAACAGGCTGATCTGTGA